A stretch of the uncultured Bacteroides sp. genome encodes the following:
- a CDS encoding efflux RND transporter periplasmic adaptor subunit has translation MKKYIRIFLIVVVAAIFISTFAFLYVKSQPKEIKYEVVTPKVADIEKSTVATGKVEPRDEILIKPQISGIVADVYKQAGQLIKKGEVIAKVKVIPELGQLNSAESRVRIANINYKQALQEYDRQKSLFKDKLISKEEFEKSEVSMKTAKEEVSTSKDNLDIVKDGITKNSATYSNTMIRSTIDGLILDIPIKKGNSVIMSNTFNDGTTIATVANMKDLIFKGKIDETEVGRIKEGMPIKLTIGALQNLKFDAKLEYISPKGVTENGANLFEIKAAINASPDVKIRSGYSANAEIVLERVGKVLTVPESTIEFSGDSTFVYVLKTEKPKQTFERKRVAVGVSDGIKIQIKGGITAKDKVRGAVIEEKKPDAENKNN, from the coding sequence TGCCATTTTTATCAGCACTTTCGCTTTTCTTTATGTTAAGTCTCAACCAAAGGAAATAAAGTATGAGGTTGTAACTCCAAAGGTTGCCGACATTGAAAAAAGTACCGTAGCTACAGGTAAAGTAGAACCTCGCGACGAAATTCTTATTAAGCCTCAAATCTCAGGAATTGTGGCCGATGTGTATAAACAGGCCGGTCAGTTGATTAAAAAGGGAGAGGTGATTGCTAAGGTAAAGGTCATTCCGGAATTGGGACAATTGAACTCTGCCGAGAGCCGCGTTCGCATTGCAAACATTAACTACAAGCAAGCCTTGCAGGAATATGACCGTCAGAAAAGTCTGTTTAAAGATAAGTTAATCAGCAAAGAAGAGTTTGAAAAGAGTGAGGTGTCAATGAAAACTGCTAAAGAAGAAGTTTCAACTTCCAAAGACAACCTTGATATTGTGAAGGATGGTATTACCAAAAACTCTGCTACTTACAGTAATACAATGATACGTTCTACTATTGACGGATTGATTCTTGATATACCTATCAAAAAAGGAAACTCAGTTATTATGAGTAACACATTTAATGATGGTACCACTATTGCAACTGTTGCTAACATGAAGGACCTTATCTTTAAAGGAAAAATAGACGAAACAGAAGTTGGCCGTATTAAAGAAGGAATGCCTATTAAACTAACAATTGGTGCTTTGCAGAATCTGAAGTTTGACGCTAAGCTGGAATATATTTCTCCAAAGGGAGTTACAGAGAATGGTGCGAACCTTTTTGAAATTAAAGCAGCTATCAATGCTTCACCTGATGTGAAGATCCGTTCAGGCTACAGCGCAAATGCTGAAATTGTACTTGAACGTGTAGGAAAAGTATTAACTGTGCCCGAAAGTACAATTGAGTTTTCCGGAGATTCAACTTTTGTTTATGTGTTGAAGACAGAGAAACCTAAGCAGACTTTTGAAAGAAAACGTGTGGCTGTTGGTGTAAGCGATGGAATAAAAATTCAAATTAAGGGTGGCATTACAGCTAAAGACAAAGTGCGTGGAGCTGTGATTGAAGAAAAGAAACCTGATGCTGAAAATAAAAACAACTAA
- a CDS encoding TolC family protein, with protein sequence MKKYIILIAVLLFSGGIFAQQSWSLRDCIDYALKHNIQIQKQEIANEQQKVELNSAKNKRLPDLSGSMSQDFRFGRATSPVDNSYVNKNSSNSSLGLNASVPIFTGFQIPNNIELSKLNLKAATEDLNKAREDISVNVTSAFLQVLFNEELCKVAKEQITLSKEQLDRITRMEEVGKASTAQVYEAKANLAQDELSAVQAENNRKLAILELTQLLELSTPEGFSIVSPEMEPGFGALSTPEDIYTQAIVNKPAVLAAQYRLQGMDKNIKIAQGAYYPTLSLNGSLGTGYYTMSGITSNGFGKQLNDNFNQYIGLSLSIPIFNRYETRNRIKTARLNYSTQALQLEESKKGLFKEIQQAYYNAVAAQTKFTSSKTAVEASEESFKLMRQKYENGKATSVEFNQVKMNLMKASSDGIQAKYDYLFRTKILDFYKGIGLAQ encoded by the coding sequence ATGAAAAAATATATAATACTTATTGCAGTATTACTGTTCTCGGGAGGGATCTTTGCTCAACAAAGCTGGTCTCTCAGGGATTGCATTGATTATGCTTTGAAGCATAATATCCAGATTCAGAAACAGGAAATTGCAAACGAGCAACAGAAAGTGGAACTGAACTCAGCTAAGAATAAGAGACTTCCCGATTTAAGCGGTAGTATGTCTCAGGATTTTAGGTTTGGGCGTGCAACTTCTCCTGTGGATAACTCTTATGTGAATAAAAACAGTAGTAACAGTAGTTTAGGTCTTAACGCCAGTGTGCCAATTTTTACAGGCTTTCAGATACCAAATAATATCGAATTAAGTAAGCTTAATCTGAAAGCTGCCACTGAGGATTTGAATAAAGCCAGAGAAGATATAAGTGTAAATGTGACTTCCGCATTTTTACAAGTTCTTTTTAATGAAGAATTGTGTAAAGTGGCCAAGGAACAGATTACCCTCAGTAAGGAACAACTCGACAGAATTACCCGGATGGAAGAGGTAGGAAAAGCTTCAACTGCTCAGGTATACGAGGCAAAAGCCAATCTGGCTCAGGATGAACTATCTGCAGTGCAGGCCGAGAATAACCGCAAGCTGGCTATTCTTGAACTTACACAACTGCTGGAACTTTCAACTCCAGAGGGATTCTCTATCGTTTCTCCTGAAATGGAACCGGGATTCGGGGCTTTAAGTACTCCTGAAGATATTTATACTCAGGCCATTGTTAATAAACCGGCAGTGTTGGCTGCCCAGTATCGTTTGCAGGGAATGGACAAGAATATTAAGATTGCACAGGGAGCTTATTATCCCACACTCTCTCTTAACGGATCATTAGGTACCGGATATTATACTATGTCGGGTATTACCAGTAATGGCTTTGGTAAGCAATTGAATGATAATTTCAACCAATATATTGGCCTTTCACTGAGTATTCCTATCTTTAATCGTTATGAAACACGTAATAGGATAAAGACAGCCCGATTAAACTATAGTACTCAGGCTCTTCAGTTAGAAGAATCAAAAAAAGGACTCTTTAAAGAGATTCAACAGGCTTATTACAATGCTGTAGCAGCACAGACTAAATTCACTTCCAGCAAGACAGCCGTTGAGGCTAGCGAAGAATCATTTAAGCTGATGCGCCAGAAATACGAGAACGGAAAAGCTACTTCTGTAGAGTTTAACCAGGTGAAGATGAATCTCATGAAGGCTTCTTCAGATGGCATACAGGCAAAATATGATTATTTATTCAGAACCAAGATTCTTGATTTTTATAAAGGAATCGGGCTTGCGCAGTAA
- a CDS encoding ExeM/NucH family extracellular endonuclease: MRKSVLLFIGMWCGLLCCLPVSSQVEIKSFTTDLSPSLSGQEVIFTFPLIVTKTYYTSPSGGITLSPDVLYSPTEVALPGIDANNLATLNNGRKLTLKSSAFTYTDSNHTLRTGSKITGLRGFLSYSSGAYSLTPTVQPVFSGNERTLSPGSVGACNLKVASFNVEYYIASSSLWNPTYGAANQEEFTRQRAKLLAALKGLNADVYALCEVGQGNTSVTDLVNGLNEVTSSTNYAYVADNDYSESTYTKNVFIYNKTKVTPYLSIKTFGSGGYRLRQVAQAFDLNSNGERVIIAVNHLKAKSSGGPGNDADLGDGQGGYNALRVSQAQNVVNTLNVLTSYYGDPDVLVVGDMNSYSMEDPIKVYTNNGLVNQLKRYSSSDYSYVYSGAVGYLDHSLATANLSQQVTGARPWHINADEPSYLGYEYTTYYSVDPYRCSDHDPIVTGLNLGTYSTGIKDAEADKAEKLHVYGDPSQGYVTLSAGQIDRVELLAVNGQLIYSAANPNPGEYFMLPTVALQKGFYLIRAFNGKKAQVSKLLIQ; encoded by the coding sequence ATGCGAAAGAGTGTTTTGCTGTTTATTGGAATGTGGTGCGGACTATTATGTTGTCTGCCCGTATCTTCACAAGTTGAAATAAAGTCATTTACCACTGATTTATCTCCTTCCCTGAGCGGGCAGGAGGTAATCTTTACTTTTCCGCTGATAGTTACAAAAACATACTATACCAGTCCATCGGGAGGAATTACCCTTTCTCCCGATGTGCTTTATTCTCCTACCGAGGTAGCTTTGCCAGGCATTGACGCAAACAATCTTGCAACTCTGAATAATGGGCGAAAGCTTACCCTGAAAAGTAGTGCTTTTACTTACACAGATAGTAATCATACGCTGCGAACTGGGAGCAAAATTACCGGATTGCGAGGTTTTTTATCTTATAGTAGTGGTGCTTATTCGCTCACTCCTACAGTGCAGCCGGTGTTTTCGGGCAATGAGAGAACCTTATCCCCCGGTAGTGTTGGAGCATGTAACCTGAAAGTAGCCAGCTTTAATGTGGAATATTACATTGCTAGTAGTTCACTGTGGAACCCAACTTATGGAGCCGCTAACCAGGAAGAATTCACCCGTCAGCGGGCTAAGTTATTGGCTGCCCTTAAAGGATTGAACGCTGACGTCTATGCTCTTTGTGAAGTGGGGCAGGGGAATACCTCTGTTACTGATTTGGTGAATGGCTTAAACGAAGTAACCTCATCAACTAACTACGCTTATGTGGCAGATAATGACTACTCTGAAAGTACATATACCAAGAACGTTTTTATTTATAATAAGACCAAGGTAACTCCTTACCTGTCAATCAAAACATTTGGTAGCGGAGGTTACAGATTGCGTCAGGTAGCGCAGGCCTTTGATCTGAATAGCAATGGCGAACGTGTGATTATAGCTGTGAATCATTTGAAAGCAAAATCCAGTGGAGGGCCGGGGAATGATGCCGATTTAGGCGATGGACAAGGTGGTTATAACGCTTTGCGAGTTAGCCAGGCTCAGAATGTTGTAAACACATTGAACGTGCTTACAAGCTATTATGGAGATCCCGATGTACTAGTGGTGGGCGATATGAATTCCTACTCCATGGAAGACCCAATTAAAGTATACACCAATAATGGCCTTGTGAATCAGCTGAAGCGTTATTCTTCATCAGATTACAGTTATGTGTATAGCGGAGCGGTGGGATACCTCGATCATTCACTGGCAACCGCCAACCTTAGTCAGCAGGTAACCGGAGCCCGTCCGTGGCACATCAATGCCGACGAACCTTCTTATTTGGGATATGAATATACAACCTATTATTCTGTCGATCCTTACCGTTGTTCCGACCATGATCCGATTGTAACCGGACTTAACCTGGGCACTTATAGTACAGGAATCAAGGATGCTGAGGCTGATAAGGCCGAAAAACTGCATGTCTATGGTGATCCGTCTCAAGGATATGTAACGCTTTCTGCCGGGCAAATTGATAGGGTGGAGCTGCTAGCCGTGAATGGGCAGCTGATCTATTCGGCTGCTAACCCAAACCCCGGAGAATATTTCATGCTTCCTACCGTTGCGTTGCAAAAAGGATTCTATCTTATTCGGGCGTTCAATGGGAAGAAAGCCCAAGTCTCTAAACTGTTAATACAATAG
- a CDS encoding biosynthetic peptidoglycan transglycosylase, translated as MGKKTKIGILVALGLIVVALIGAYIGRDALLNHYAKGKFDKLEKEYGLKISYARLHMPGISEVDIEKFVVVPNERDTLLNLRSAKAHLNLWKMLAMDVEVRQVNTDGLHISFVKKDSLSNYDFLFKKDKKKEVKEDKKDYAGKISDIVDMFFGFLPENGNTTDFLMSYRRDDNYTAVQVPMLHIQEDRFITEIIVKENNVVSRWMSRGRLHNEEKTLEAELYSKYNGKVVLPYLNKYYGAQMAFDTLAYRLTKSDIGGGKIALSGKAEVCGLQLYHPGLSPDVINLDRGRFNYTVNVGKDYLELDSATVIQFNKLQFHPYIKAQKGAKWHITASVDKPSFPADELFSSLPKGLFSSLDGLRTSGNLSYHFLLDLDFNNLNALKLESDLRKQNFKILGYGSENLSKMNGSFLYTAYENGRPVRTFIVGPENPDFCPLDSISPLLREAVMQSEDGSFFSHRGFRLDALTKALIYDLKVKKFARGGSTISMQLVKNVFLNRNKNLLRKLEEAMIVWLVENQGITSKHRMYEVYLNIAEWGPLIYGASEASHFYFNKPPSQLTTEEAIFLASIIPKPKHFRTSFDANMQLKPWLGSYYRLIANRLSRKGLITAEEAANILPVVQVTGPAVQNFPSPKDTVTVVVATPQEGNEE; from the coding sequence ATGGGAAAAAAAACAAAAATAGGAATTCTGGTTGCTCTTGGCCTCATTGTTGTAGCACTCATTGGCGCATACATAGGCAGAGATGCTCTGTTGAATCACTATGCAAAAGGAAAATTTGACAAATTAGAAAAAGAATACGGACTGAAAATCAGTTACGCCCGCCTTCACATGCCTGGAATCAGTGAGGTGGATATCGAGAAGTTTGTGGTGGTTCCTAATGAAAGAGACACATTGCTTAACCTACGTTCGGCAAAGGCTCATCTTAATCTTTGGAAAATGCTTGCAATGGATGTAGAAGTAAGGCAGGTAAATACCGATGGACTTCACATTAGCTTTGTGAAGAAAGACTCTCTTTCCAACTATGACTTCCTTTTTAAGAAGGATAAAAAGAAAGAGGTGAAGGAGGATAAGAAGGATTATGCCGGGAAAATCTCCGATATAGTGGATATGTTTTTCGGATTCCTGCCCGAGAATGGTAATACAACTGATTTCCTGATGAGCTATCGTCGAGATGATAATTACACGGCCGTACAGGTTCCGATGCTTCACATACAGGAAGACCGTTTTATTACCGAGATTATTGTAAAGGAAAATAATGTGGTAAGCCGCTGGATGAGCAGGGGGCGCCTGCACAACGAAGAAAAAACGCTTGAGGCTGAGCTTTATTCAAAATACAATGGAAAGGTGGTGCTCCCTTATCTGAATAAATATTACGGTGCACAGATGGCGTTTGACACACTTGCTTACCGCCTGACTAAAAGCGATATCGGAGGAGGCAAGATAGCCTTGTCGGGAAAAGCGGAAGTTTGCGGATTGCAGCTTTATCATCCGGGGCTCTCTCCCGATGTGATAAACCTCGACCGGGGACGCTTTAACTATACAGTCAATGTGGGCAAGGATTATCTGGAGTTAGACAGTGCAACAGTTATCCAGTTTAATAAATTGCAATTTCATCCCTACATAAAGGCTCAGAAAGGAGCTAAGTGGCACATCACCGCATCTGTGGATAAACCTTCCTTTCCGGCCGATGAGCTATTCTCTTCTCTGCCCAAAGGACTGTTTAGTAGTCTGGATGGATTGAGGACAAGCGGAAATCTCTCTTACCATTTCTTGCTCGACTTAGACTTTAATAATCTGAATGCACTGAAACTGGAATCCGATCTTAGGAAGCAAAACTTTAAGATACTGGGATATGGCAGCGAAAATCTCTCAAAGATGAATGGTTCTTTTCTATATACAGCCTATGAAAATGGGCGGCCCGTTCGTACGTTTATCGTTGGTCCCGAGAATCCTGACTTCTGTCCGCTAGATAGCATATCGCCACTATTGAGGGAAGCTGTGATGCAATCTGAAGATGGATCTTTTTTCTCTCACAGAGGCTTCCGTCTTGATGCGCTAACCAAAGCCCTGATCTATGACCTGAAAGTGAAGAAATTTGCCCGCGGTGGAAGTACAATCTCCATGCAGTTGGTGAAGAACGTATTCCTCAACCGGAACAAGAACCTGCTCCGTAAGCTTGAAGAGGCAATGATTGTGTGGCTTGTAGAGAATCAAGGCATTACATCCAAGCATAGAATGTACGAAGTTTATCTTAATATAGCAGAGTGGGGGCCATTGATTTATGGTGCTTCTGAAGCTTCCCACTTCTACTTTAATAAACCACCGTCACAGTTAACAACGGAAGAAGCAATATTCCTGGCATCAATCATTCCGAAACCAAAACATTTCCGGACTTCTTTTGATGCAAATATGCAGCTTAAGCCATGGTTGGGCAGCTACTATCGTCTCATAGCCAATCGTCTGAGCAGAAAAGGTCTTATTACTGCGGAAGAAGCAGCAAATATACTTCCTGTTGTTCAGGTTACCGGTCCGGCTGTGCAAAACTTTCCTTCACCCAAGGATACAGTTACAGTAGTTGTCGCTACTCCTCAGGAAGGAAATGAAGAATAA
- a CDS encoding S1-like domain-containing RNA-binding protein produces MSIELGKFNVLEIVKTVDFGVYLDGEEEGEILLPTRYVPEEYNIGDFLNVFLYLDNEERLIATTLTPLVQVGEFACLEVAWINQFGAFLNWGLMKDLFVPFREQKMTMQVGKKYVVHAHIDEESYRIVASAKVERYLSKEIPPYQPNEEVSILIWQKTDLGFKAIVENQFSGLLYEGEIFQQLQTGMTLKAFVKQVREDGKIDLMLQKPGFEKIDDFAETLLSYIKDNGGSITLNDKSPAEEIYDTFEVSKKTFKKGVGDLYRKRLIIIEANGIRLAEENKK; encoded by the coding sequence ATGAGTATAGAACTAGGGAAATTTAACGTACTTGAGATCGTAAAAACAGTCGACTTCGGGGTTTATCTTGATGGTGAAGAAGAAGGAGAGATTTTACTTCCTACTCGCTACGTTCCTGAAGAATACAATATCGGTGATTTCCTTAACGTTTTTCTCTATCTGGATAACGAAGAACGGCTGATTGCTACAACCCTAACCCCTTTGGTACAGGTTGGAGAGTTTGCTTGTTTGGAAGTAGCCTGGATAAATCAGTTCGGAGCATTCCTTAACTGGGGGCTAATGAAAGATCTGTTTGTACCTTTCCGGGAGCAGAAAATGACTATGCAGGTAGGTAAAAAATATGTTGTTCATGCACATATTGATGAAGAAAGTTATCGTATTGTGGCTTCGGCCAAAGTAGAACGCTACTTGTCCAAAGAGATTCCTCCATATCAACCAAACGAAGAAGTATCCATTCTTATCTGGCAAAAGACAGATCTTGGTTTCAAGGCCATTGTTGAAAATCAATTCAGTGGTTTACTGTATGAAGGAGAGATCTTTCAACAATTACAAACCGGAATGACTCTGAAAGCTTTTGTAAAGCAAGTTAGAGAGGATGGAAAAATTGACCTGATGCTTCAAAAGCCAGGATTTGAAAAGATAGATGATTTTGCAGAAACTTTATTATCATATATCAAAGATAATGGTGGAAGCATTACATTGAATGATAAAAGCCCTGCAGAAGAAATATATGACACCTTTGAGGTGAGCAAGAAAACATTTAAAAAGGGGGTTGGAGACTTGTATAGAAAAAGACTGATCATTATTGAAGCTAACGGTATTCGTTTAGCTGAAGAAAATAAGAAATAG